CTTTCAGGGTTGGTAATCATTTGGTTTTTTGCAGGCTGGCCTACAACCCTTTCATCTTTTGAGGTAAAGCCTACAATGGACGGAGTAGTTCTTCCGCCTTCAGAGTTCGGTATAACGACGGGCTCGCCGCCTTCCATTACCGATACGCAAGAGTTTGTTGTTCCCAAGTCAATTCCAATAATCTTTCCCATTTTCAATATCTCCTATAACCTAATTTTCGTTTTTTTTATCGGCGGCTTCGCTTTCTTCCGCCTTTTTTTCATCCTGCTTTTCGGCAGGCATTAGTACCATTACCTTGGAGTGACGAATCACTCTTTCTTTTAGTTTGTAGCCTTTTTGAAGCTCTTCCCCTACAACAGCCTCTTTTACATCGGGAGACTGAATCATTGAAACGGCTTCGTGAAGGTTGGGGTCGAAGGCTTCTCCCTTTGCAGGATAATAGCTAAGTCCGTACTTTGAGCTCAACATAGAAACCATCTGGTTCTTTATCATCACAACACCTTCTACAAAGGCATTGTTTGCAGCCTCTCCGCCTTGAGTTTTGCCGGCATCAATAGCCCTGTCAAAATCATCGAGCACCTGTACGAGATCCAAAAGCAGATTGCTGTTTGCGTAGTCTATAGCTTCCTGCTTTTCCCTAATCATACGCTTGCGGTAGTTTTCAAAATCCGCAGCCTTACGCAAGTACTGATCCTGCCAGTCCCTGCAAATAGCTTCAAGCTCTTCTATCCGCTTTTCAGGACTTAACACATCATCATTTTTTTCACACTTGCCGCCGGTAGAACTGTTTTGCTCTGCTTTGTCTTCTTGAGGTTTTTCTTTTGAAGTTTCGCAACCGCATCCTTGTTCATCTTTCACCGCAGACTCATCTTTCGGCTGAAGGTCTTTTTCAAGTTCCTCCTTAGCAGCCTCTTTTTTGTCGGCATGTTTTTCATGATTCTTCTTCATTTGAACTCCAACTATAACTTTATCTTATAAGAAGATACTAATAGAAAAAAAAAGGGTCAAGGGTTTTTATAAAATCATAGTGGAAAATTTGCAAAATATTGCGGTATTGGAGGCTTCCATATATAAAAAACGCCGATTATTCCCGCATAAGAATAACCGGCATTAAAAAGTTCACTTGTTAGCCTCCCCTACGACCCCCTCGTTTTACAAAGGATGAGATAACTTAACCGCAGGAGGCAAATGTAAAATCGGCAGTTTCGAGCTTGTAATTCATAAGGGCAAAAATTTTAATTTAAAAAATTATATTCTTTCCTTTAGGCGTAAGGCTAATACCACCATATGAAAGGCCTGTATTTTCAGGAAAAAATATAAGTCCCTCCTGGCACATTTTGTCAAGTTCATCTCCAATTTCCTGCCTTGTATACTGACCCAAATATTCATTTATTTTTGAATCAAAACTAGCCATAGGAATAAAACCATTATTACCTATATTATTCTTAAAGTGTTTTATTATTGAAAATATTCCATCGCGTATCTTATTATTTGTCATAAATTTTTCTCCTTAAATTTTCAAAAAGTTAAATTTTTACAACAGACAGCAGAAACTATCTGTTGTGTACCACCTATGGTCGACATGCCAAGCGGAAGCCAATATAGTTAACCATGTAGTCAGGACTGTAGTAGTACCGAGCGCATACAGCGCAGTTCCACGCGTCGCTGACCCAGCCACCGCCGCGAAGAACACGGTAAGACCCTGATGCAGGCCCTGCATAGTCTGCTCCCGGCGAAGCCGGTATAGTGCCATACCTATCCCACAACCATTCCAACACATTTCCTGACATATCATATAAACCGTAGCCGTTAGGAGACTTCTTCTTTACCTCATGAGTTTTATCTCCGCTGTTTGAATAGTACCAAGCATAGTTTGTAAGTGCAGCCTCGGTATTTGTTCCTGCCCATTTATAATCCTTTCCTCCCTTAGCTGCCCATTCCCATTCAGCCTCCGTTGGAAGTCTAAAACCCTTTTTATTCATATCAAGCTCAGCATTATTCCAATCTGCATTATTACCTGTAGGAATTTGATCAAAGCTAAGAGCAGCAAAATCGACCGGAGATCCTCCAACATTTACCGTATAGCAGGGTTCAAGATTTAGTTTTATACTGAGTTTATTACAAAAAGCTATTGCATGATACCAGTTTACACTTTCTACAGGACGCTTTCCCTGTGTTTCGCCTGCAGCAGGTTCTTTGCCGGAGCTTCCATCGAAAAAGCTGGGATTATTGCCCATTACCGCCTGCCATAGCTCCTGCGTTACCTCAGTCTCTCCTATAAGATAGTCACTTAAACTTACTGTATGCGGCTTGTTATCATCGTAATCAACATGTCCCAACTGGGCATTTG
The DNA window shown above is from Treponema denticola and carries:
- a CDS encoding nucleotide exchange factor GrpE codes for the protein MKKNHEKHADKKEAAKEELEKDLQPKDESAVKDEQGCGCETSKEKPQEDKAEQNSSTGGKCEKNDDVLSPEKRIEELEAICRDWQDQYLRKAADFENYRKRMIREKQEAIDYANSNLLLDLVQVLDDFDRAIDAGKTQGGEAANNAFVEGVVMIKNQMVSMLSSKYGLSYYPAKGEAFDPNLHEAVSMIQSPDVKEAVVGEELQKGYKLKERVIRHSKVMVLMPAEKQDEKKAEESEAADKKNEN
- a CDS encoding formylglycine-generating enzyme family protein, with product MKNTNSKLKTKVLNRVVSITALLLLAGLLLTGCPTGQGKSGGGESSIDKTYTVGSVKFTMKDIAAVTNAQLGHVDYDDNKPHTVSLSDYLIGETEVTQELWQAVMGNNPSFFDGSSGKEPAAGETQGKRPVESVNWYHAIAFCNKLSIKLNLEPCYTVNVGGSPVDFAALSFDQIPTGNNADWNNAELDMNKKGFRLPTEAEWEWAAKGGKDYKWAGTNTEAALTNYAWYYSNSGDKTHEVKKKSPNGYGLYDMSGNVLEWLWDRYGTIPASPGADYAGPASGSYRVLRGGGWVSDAWNCAVCARYYYSPDYMVNYIGFRLACRP